GCAAGTAATTGATATTAGGCAAATCAAACAGCGGCGAGGCCACAGATACCATAGTATTTTCCAATCCTTCCTTTTTTAATTTGCAATCCCACTCCATGACTTGAATACTCATCTGATCTGCTTCGGATAAAGTATTGGGATCTATATCCGAGATGGCTTGTAAAAAGGCACTGTAGCTAGCTACCATGTCCGCCTGCACTTCAGCATCGATATAATTCACAAGCTTATCATTATATCCTTCTAATCCAGCATTGGTAGCTTCTATTGGGTTGATCCTTAGTTTGAACTGATGATAAGCATCGAAAAGACTGTCAACCGACACTAGTTCTGGTTCGGTTGTCGAAGTTGATTCATTGGTTTGGCAGGCTGTTAGAAAAAGGAATCCTAAGGCTGAACATATTAGAACTAGATACTTGAAAACTTTCATTTGGGTGTGATTAAATGTTTAAAATATAAGTAGCCAAATTAATTATAACCGTTGGGTATTCAAACAACTTAATACTAGAGAGTATTGTGAATTTCTCGAAATTCACTTATAGCATGTATTGTTCATTCATATAAGCAAAATTCGTCCTTCACAAATCGCTTCACCGGTTCAATCATATACTTAGCTGTGCACGCAACTGTTTGTGATAAACCTAGCTAAGTAGTTAAAGTTATCTCATATTTGGAAAAGCAACCTAGTGCTAACAAAATCAAACCAATACCAATATTAACCATCAAATATGGCTGGTGAGCTTTGAGTCTTATATCATGCCCATAGTGAACAAGAGCAGACCAAAAAAAAGGGTGTTTATTAAAACTGTCACCAACAGCCAAAAAATCTCTTTTCGCATTATTGAGGGCACTAGAACTACGGTTTCCGTCCTTCACATTTTTAAAATATTCGTTTATAATTTTCATCGTACTCAAGTCATCAATGGACCATAGGCTCCCAATTAAACTTTGCACACCCACCTCAATTGCTCTTGCCCCAAAACTCTTTGATAATTCACCATTAACAGGGTAACCAACTAAACTTTCACAAGAGGTAAGAACCATCTGAGTGGGAAGTCCTCCAGCTTTGTAAAAATCAAAAAAATCCAATCTCCTCATCGAATCTAAATCAGACAATAGCAATACTGGATCTTTCTGATTATCCAAAACCTGATGGGTAGCAATATGCCAAATCGACGATTCAGTCCTATCCATTTTTTTCAAAGTTGTCTGAAACCCTTCTCTTTGTGCTCCGGACAAAAAAAGCTTCTCATTCTTATAGTTCCCATGTAGAGAAAATACTTTTGGATCCGTTTCTATTATTTCCAAACGTCCCATATCAATTCGCGAATACACCACATCAATTTCATCGATAAGGTATTTACCCTTATTTACAAGAGCCTCAAAAGGCAGATCATTTAGTATACCATCAGCGTCTATGACAAGCCTATTCCCAGGCTTTACAGCATTAACGAAGAACGTGGAATACAAGTCTTCTAAGTTCGATTTCAACTGAGTAAAATTATTTTTAGATCCGACGTAAACGGATTCCGCATCTTGAATTTTGTCATTAGTATCCAGAAGCTTTCTAAGCAGTATTTCTTTGGGATGTTTTGTAAGTACTTTTTTCTCTCCCTGCCAAAAAAATTGAAATATAAAATCCTGTCCTTCAAGAAAAACCATTCGTGATTCTGCGGGGTTTGATCTGAATAATGGAGCCTTTTTCTTATTGAAAGAAGTATTTAAAATTTTAAGATATTGAGATCGAAGGTTGTTTCTCACCAAAAAACACTCTTTCCACTTTTTGTTACTCAGATTGCCTGAATACAAGTTTTTTTCCAATGGTTCTATTTTTTTAAGCAAACCAGAAACAATAATTGATCTCATTGAACCTGAACTCAACAGGCTCTGATTATTTTGAAGCTCTCCAGCTCGGCTGATTAAAAAAGCCCTCTGAATCAAGTCAGTATTAGATTCATCGACTGATTGATTACTTAAATGCTCAAGAGTAGCTTCTAGCAACTGATATGTACTCGAAATGTGGTTTTTTCGATAAGAGTTAATTAGCCCAGATGAAAACGCACCATTTAAATAGTATAGGGTTGCCTTAATTTGATCATTGATCTCAGCTACTGAAGCGATTTGCTCCTTATTAGGATCCAATAAGATCTTTAGTTTTAGCTTTAGATAATTTAACCTTAAGCATAGCATTCTATAGCCAACTATATATTCAAATCTTTCATCACACAAAGAAGGGTATTCATACAAAATAAATAGGTCTCTTTGCACTTTTTCCTCTAAAGATATTAGTTCAGCATTAGACACCAAACTGACCTGATTGACATTATTCATTCGTAAATTCTCAATCCTATTTTGAATACCTAAAAGAAATTCTGAAAATATGGTCGAAGGCAAAGCAGAACTATCGTGAAAGTGTATCACCTTCTCTAAGGTTTTATCCCTCTCCCAATTCCGTAAAACATGGATCAATTCAATATCCGAATTTTCAAAATTGACTGAATATCCCTTTGAATATATGACCAGCATAACGATCATAAGAGGCATGACTTTCTTACAAAAAAAAGTGATAGGTATTGCGCTTAGGGTAAAGGATTCTACCCCACGATTAGGTGGTAAATACATGGTGGTTAGGCTTGGTTTATTGGATTACCTTTTTCTTAATTTAAACAATTAATGTTTGTAATTAAAGCGGAAACCATTAATATCACTTTACTAAAAAATCAACCTAACATTTTTTGAAATATTCTAATGATAAGTATTGAATTTAGAAGAAAAAACTCTGATAACAACATAATTGACGGTTTACGAGAAGGACAGAAAAAGACGCTCAACCATATCTATAATGAATACTTTCCACACGTCAGAAATCATATCCTAAAAAATTCCGGATCCGAAGACGATGCCAAAGACGTATTTCAAGATGCGATTATGGCTATCTTTCAAAACGTATCGAATGCAGACTTTGAACTCACCTGCAAATTTCAAACTTATCTAAATGCTGTTAGTAATAACATTTGGAAAAAAAGGTTAAGGGATAGAAAAAAAAATACCGTAACACTAGAAGAAGATTTTATGCATATCGCTCAAGAAGAGATCGAGGATGCGGTGCTCAAAATGGAGAGGTATAAGTTTTATCTCAGGAAGTTTAGCGAAATCAGTATTAAGTGCCAGGAACTTCTCAAAATGTTTTTAAATGGGATTGACATGAAAAGCATCACTGAGCACTTTGGTTTCGCGAGCGTATCATATACAAAAAAAAGAAAGTTCAATTGTAAAGAAAGTCTGGTCAAGGCTATCGAATGTGACCCTGAATATCAACTACTAGTAAGTCTATGAACAAAAAAGATCGACACGAGTTGTATGAGCGGTACCTGAAAAACCAACTCGATGGTATTGCATTAAGGAAATTCGAGCAAGAACTAGAATCGAACGAGCTAATGCAAAGAGAACTGACTTTAGAAATTGAGCTTAGAGAAGCACTGAGTCAACATAGTGATTATTCCATTTTCAAGGATTTAGTAGAGAAAGCCGAATCAGAGTACTTTCAAAAGCCTAATAGAAAAAGCTGGCCTTTAGGCTGGGCTGCCGCCCTACTGGTATTATTAATAAGCACCTTTGTCTGGAAAACTCACTTTGACCTATCTCCGGATGATTTTTTCGAGAAGAATTTTGTCCCCTATAAAGCTCCTGGATTACTAAGGGGTGATGTTACTGTATTGGATGAGGATTTAATGATAGGACTTATTCGATATGACGAAAGACGATATGCTGAAGCCATAGAAGCTTTTGAGTCTGTAATAAAGAAAGATTCTCTCAATTACACTGCTCAATTTCTATGTGGCGTAAGCCATATGGCCTTGCAAAACTTTAAAAATGCTGAATCAATCCTTATAGAACAATCCGAAAATCAAGACAACATTTTCAAAGACCAGAGCCACCTGTATCTTATGATTTTGTATCAATCAGACAGCCTTACTACTAATGATGAACATGTACAATATCACTATAGACAGATCACTGACCCACAGGTAAAAGCAATGGCTGATGACTTGAGGTAGTTCCAAGAAACGCTCATATTTTTTTGTATAGCTGACAAGCCGTGAAATAGATCAGGCCTGAGTGAAATTCCCTTCACCATCTGAAACATAAGTAGTATAATCCTGACCTCTCTGCAGTGTAACCTCTTCACCCTTCGGGATCTTTCCTAAGACTTGAGCAGATTCAATTATGCTAAATAAATCAGAATTAAGAATAGTAGGAGCCAGTTCAAACAAGTGGATCGCTGTAGCTTGTTTTGGAAGTCCTGGGGTCAGTACCTTGGTCACCCATTCTCTCATTTCAGTTACATCCTTCCAATGATTACGACCTTGGGCACTTTTTAGTTTGCCGAATTGCTTTAACAACTCAAGAAGGGGATCTTCGCCCAGACCCACCACAACATGCTTATAGTAGGTATCAAGCCACTTAGCTTCAATATATGTGGGCAACTGATTTATCTCTGCCTTGCCAATACCTTGCCTAAGCAAATAAGTCTCAAAAGGCTTGTATATTGGACTGTCAGTTGGTGCAAAATAATCCATAGCACGCGTCGGTTCAATTGCCGTATGAATATCCCGTCTATTTGCTGCCCGACGAGTCTGGTCGCTACTTCGCGCTATAACGCTTACATGACTTCTTCTAGCCCATCTATGTACCACATATCTAAACTGATCTGGTGAAATACCTAATTCTTTACTAAGGTGCTCAATCTCCGGATCTTTTAAATATACATAGTCACCTGTACTGGCACTTGGCACCAGACCGCAGGTTCCACCACCTTGTGAAGGACCTGACAAGCCATAGGCAATGTATTTAATGCCATGCTGCAGACAGTATTTTCTCACTGCGACATCTGGCACAACAGGGTTCATCCTGTTTTCCACTACTGAAAGATGCACGCCAAAATGTCGAAGCTGCTTCTCAATATTTGGCAAATCAGTTTCAAGATTCAGAGACGTAATATCGACGTTGCTGAGACCTATGTGACAATGATACATTTTCCCAAGAAAGGACAGTTGTTTGAGCGACTTCTTTAAACCATTCTGTGGCAATTCGTGTAACATGATAGTATGAATGATAACACCAGGTGTTCGAAATAGTCTTTCAATTTCTTTTTCAGCACCGGATAATTCGCCCCATTTGAATTTATAAATTATTCTAACGGCTCCTTTGTTGATCGGAAATGACCTGAATAAATGATAGGTCTGACCATCGTGATAGCTATATGCGCAGTCAAAATCCCTCTGTCCTTCCAGATAAGCATCCCTGATTTCATTTTTTGATGCTTTATCCGTACCATGTACAGTACCTTGCAGAGGATGCTTCATCGCTGAAGATTGTTGCGGATGAGTCATTGTATCCTCTCGTATGTAAATGTTATGACCACAGGGTTTCCGATTACAGGAAAGTACTTTATACCAGAGGTAGTGCTGCGGTCCATGCTCATCTGTACTGGCGTGCGCTTCTTGATTTGGACCTCTTCTTGAACGATATCTTGTATCCGTGTCTATAACTACCTTGTCCCCTCTTCCCACGGTAGCCACTTCGTTAGCTTGAAAGTCTTTACTATACAAGGATCCATTGACTAACCTAACCAAATGAGTAATTCCGGTGACGGCCTTCTCTATTTGCTGAAGTTGGACAGTATCATCTCCCGATCTTCGTTTGTATTGATAGGGAGTCAAATTATCCCTACTGGATATTGCCATATTTGAAGCATGCCAGGCTTTTGCCCCCATTTCATCGGCCTCTTTTTCCATAACAGGGTCGTCATTAATATTAACTCTTGATTTGAGTTGAACCGTAGGTTTCACCCTTCCCTGCTTTTGCTGAACCACATGCCAGGCTTCATGAGGAAGATGTTTTTCCTGCCCAGAGGCCATATGAATATTATTGCCTTGAGCATAGGCGTGAGCATTGAGCTGGGCAGGTTTGGGTGAGTTGTAATGGACCTTGACGTCATCCATAGAATAACCGGATAGCCTTTCGATACCCATTTTAAGATTACCAGGCAAACCTGTATTATTAGGCTTGCGCTGCGCTACATCTTGTGCCACAGATCGATTAGAACTACTACGATTGTTTATATGTTTATTCTTGCTGTTCAATAAATTTTATTCATTGCATAAAAAATCGCACCAGTCCGTGAATCAACTCATCTCATGATATTCACACTGACAGCTTTCTCCCCAGTGAACCTTATTGTTGAAATAGGCTAAACAAGGCACTAGCATGTGGCCTGACAGACAAATCATCTGGCTTATATGGACTATTTGTGCCAGGATCCCAAGGTCCTAGACATCCACCTGAATTAACCGGTACTCTCGTAGCTGTGTCAACCGGCTGTATGGCGAATAGACCAAAACCTTCTTCATCCCAATACTGACCAGGAAATACAGACTGGATAGAATCATTTGGTCCTGGATCCCAAATGCCCGTATGGCATGAAGGTGCTGCTCCTGCCTGATTGCACTCCAACCCTACTGGATCAGCCTTCCATAATTCATCAGACCATTCGAAAAAAGCACCCCCAATACAGGAACCCGAAGAATCCGAACAATTGTCTCTCATGTTTTTATAGTGCCCCTTAACATAGGTTACCAAATTAGCCATTTGGGTGCTATCCATATCTACAATATTCCCTGAAGCATTATGAGTAGAAGCAGGAGCTCCCCACTCCGTAAGCATCAAAGGCTTTTTACTTCCGCTGGTTGCCGTTTCATAGGCGGAGAACAATACATCAAAACCATTGGAGTTAGTCCAGTTGCCTCTATAGGAATTGTAGCTCCAGAAAAAGTTTGAAGCTGTCATGTATTGATTACCTGAATTAACTGTATTCATACCATCATCTACATTAGCCAGAGTGACTAATTTTCCTGGAGCAATTTTGTTGAGTGTATCCGCAACATCATTCCAATAGGTGAAAAACTTAGAGTTGTTAATAGCGTCGCTAGAATTAATTTCATTGGCCATCACAAAACCCATCACGGCAGGATACTGACCCCAAGATTTAGCTAAATCAATTAAGCCAGTTTTTACCAGAGCACGCTTAGCCACATTCCCTGCATCATTCCAATTGGCTGAAAGAAAAATTGCGGCATCGTTTTTTGGAGGGGCATAGCCCATCAACACATAAATTGGATTGGTTCCATTGTTCCAACAAGCCTTAAGAAACTCCTCATGATTGTGATCCCAGGTAGATGGATTGCCTGCCTCTACTAGCTGTATTGAATCAAGTGTATTGTAAGTTTTTAGCAGGTTTACTCCATTCACTCTCATTAGACCCAAATCTCTCTTCCAAATAGAACGCCAGGTATTGATCGTGAAATCGCCATAGGGATTAAAAGCGGAACAACTACCCCATGGAACCGGAGAGTAACTCACGCCTTTGGCGAAGAAAGGATCTTGATTGACGCTGACCTGATAGTCGTTAATTACCCAGCTAGTACTTGTAGCACTTGGACTAGTCATAAGCATAGGAGTTCCGACAAGATCTAGACTCTCAGTCGGCGCCGTTGTTTTACAACTGATCAATATAGCTGTAAACAGTATGATTGATGTCAAATAGGTTAGTTTTCGGTTAGCTTGGTACATTTAATTTATGGTTTGATTTTTATTTATTAATTACATCTCGTCAACCTCCAAAAAGTACTCGACGTCTTCAAGTGTGAGATCGCTCCACTCAAAAAAATCGTTAGCATTGCCGGGGTTGATCTCTATTTTTGGAAATAAATGAAAGAGTTCATTATTCATTAGTTCGGTGGCATATTTCTGAATGTTTTTATCTGCGGAATTATAGATTTCCCGAATCAAAACCTCACGTGCCTTTAGTGATAGGTCTAATTTTTTTGCCTTAAATGCAATAGCTCCTCCGGGTTTTTGAAGTCTTAGGTGCTCTACACCCTCGACACGTTCCACCGTATAGGGAACATCCGAGGAAAGTAAGTCCAAAATAGTACCATCAAAAAAATCGTCCATGGAAACGATCAAAGAAGCACTATCTTCCCTTGATATTCCCATAGAGAAATCCTTGACTAACGCCACGTCAGTTACCAGGAAGATTTTATGATAGTTAAAAAATTCTGTGGTTAATCTGCGTATCACCTCTTTATGTATTTCCTTGAAATGTGGCATCCTATAATGATGAACATTATTGGCATCAAAGAAAAAACTCCCTTTTCCTCTCATCTGAGTAGCAAACTGATTAACATCCGGAGCAATAATTTTCCGCTTATGAGCTTCAAGCATTTTGTTGCTCTTGTAATCGCTATAACAATTGCTTAATAGCTGCCAATGATCCTTAGGCGGGTAGAAAACTTCCCATAGCGAATCATTTTTTTCAACAAATGGTTCTAGTACTGG
The sequence above is drawn from the Reichenbachiella sp. genome and encodes:
- a CDS encoding CHAT domain-containing protein — its product is MIHFHDSSALPSTIFSEFLLGIQNRIENLRMNNVNQVSLVSNAELISLEEKVQRDLFILYEYPSLCDERFEYIVGYRMLCLRLNYLKLKLKILLDPNKEQIASVAEINDQIKATLYYLNGAFSSGLINSYRKNHISSTYQLLEATLEHLSNQSVDESNTDLIQRAFLISRAGELQNNQSLLSSGSMRSIIVSGLLKKIEPLEKNLYSGNLSNKKWKECFLVRNNLRSQYLKILNTSFNKKKAPLFRSNPAESRMVFLEGQDFIFQFFWQGEKKVLTKHPKEILLRKLLDTNDKIQDAESVYVGSKNNFTQLKSNLEDLYSTFFVNAVKPGNRLVIDADGILNDLPFEALVNKGKYLIDEIDVVYSRIDMGRLEIIETDPKVFSLHGNYKNEKLFLSGAQREGFQTTLKKMDRTESSIWHIATHQVLDNQKDPVLLLSDLDSMRRLDFFDFYKAGGLPTQMVLTSCESLVGYPVNGELSKSFGARAIEVGVQSLIGSLWSIDDLSTMKIINEYFKNVKDGNRSSSALNNAKRDFLAVGDSFNKHPFFWSALVHYGHDIRLKAHQPYLMVNIGIGLILLALGCFSKYEITLTT
- a CDS encoding sigma-70 family RNA polymerase sigma factor; this encodes MISIEFRRKNSDNNIIDGLREGQKKTLNHIYNEYFPHVRNHILKNSGSEDDAKDVFQDAIMAIFQNVSNADFELTCKFQTYLNAVSNNIWKKRLRDRKKNTVTLEEDFMHIAQEEIEDAVLKMERYKFYLRKFSEISIKCQELLKMFLNGIDMKSITEHFGFASVSYTKKRKFNCKESLVKAIECDPEYQLLVSL
- a CDS encoding aldo/keto reductase, which translates into the protein MNSKNKHINNRSSSNRSVAQDVAQRKPNNTGLPGNLKMGIERLSGYSMDDVKVHYNSPKPAQLNAHAYAQGNNIHMASGQEKHLPHEAWHVVQQKQGRVKPTVQLKSRVNINDDPVMEKEADEMGAKAWHASNMAISSRDNLTPYQYKRRSGDDTVQLQQIEKAVTGITHLVRLVNGSLYSKDFQANEVATVGRGDKVVIDTDTRYRSRRGPNQEAHASTDEHGPQHYLWYKVLSCNRKPCGHNIYIREDTMTHPQQSSAMKHPLQGTVHGTDKASKNEIRDAYLEGQRDFDCAYSYHDGQTYHLFRSFPINKGAVRIIYKFKWGELSGAEKEIERLFRTPGVIIHTIMLHELPQNGLKKSLKQLSFLGKMYHCHIGLSNVDITSLNLETDLPNIEKQLRHFGVHLSVVENRMNPVVPDVAVRKYCLQHGIKYIAYGLSGPSQGGGTCGLVPSASTGDYVYLKDPEIEHLSKELGISPDQFRYVVHRWARRSHVSVIARSSDQTRRAANRRDIHTAIEPTRAMDYFAPTDSPIYKPFETYLLRQGIGKAEINQLPTYIEAKWLDTYYKHVVVGLGEDPLLELLKQFGKLKSAQGRNHWKDVTEMREWVTKVLTPGLPKQATAIHLFELAPTILNSDLFSIIESAQVLGKIPKGEEVTLQRGQDYTTYVSDGEGNFTQA